From Carya illinoinensis cultivar Pawnee chromosome 5, C.illinoinensisPawnee_v1, whole genome shotgun sequence, one genomic window encodes:
- the LOC122308756 gene encoding chaperone protein dnaJ C76, chloroplastic: protein MATAAWLPLYTSPTASIIPKSLSPKTFGSSNTTISTARRPYGVSMTCRASSSITDFDLYDLLGIDSSSPHSHIKTAYRLLQKRCHPDIAGPAGHDMAIILNEAYSVLSDPNSRSAYDKEQAKIAELRGYTGKPLYSTWFGSETEQRAVFVDEVKCVGCLKCALFAEKTFAIESVYGRARVIAQWADSEHKIQEAMEVCPVDCISIVKRSNLAALEFLMSKQPRGNVRVGMGNAAGARVSNIFVEVEKFQTRFQEAMEKTSTQRPKETDLQRDARMSAIQTIRSISNWLYWQSPTAGGSTSESQHYLTYVSGKPTEPHINKLREAAAARKQARERAEPTRRITSNYIYSEEYWIPSIYALPASTQEDSNTATNSKTLPRKDMDTENRGYRVHDNKGKKPIAWRVPVVAAVVAAVIVHLQIGEVASGGLKEHLGGSLALDIVNSSWLPGILAGITWYFIGMAIFELVEAIQSRQRL from the exons atggcaACTGCTGCATGGCTTCCCCTTTACACCAGTCCCACTGCTTCAATCATACCAAAGAGTTTAAGCCCAAAAACTTTCGGTTCTTCCAACACTACAATAAGTACTGCTAGAAGGCCGTACGGTGTTTCTATGACTTGCAGAGCTTCCTCTTCGATCACGGACTTCGATCTCTACGATCTGCTAGGCATTGATAGCTCTTCACCTCACTCCCACATCAAAACGGCCTATCGTTTGCTGCAGAAGCGGTGCCACCCCGACATCGCCGGTCCGGCAGGCCATGACATGGCTATCATACTCAATGAAGCTTACTCTGTCCTCTCCGATCCAAATTCACGTTCGGCTTACGATAAG GAGCAAGCCAAAATTGCAGAACTTCGGGGTTACACAGGCAAACCTCTATATTCAACATGGTTTGGATCAGAAACCGAACAAAGAGCAGTATTTGTTGATGAAGTAAAGTGTGTTGGCTGCTTAAAATGCGCCTTATTTGCTGAGAAGACTTTTGCAATTGAATCGGTTTATGGAAGAGCAAGGGTTATCGCACAATGGGCTGACTCTGAGCACAAGATCCAAGAGGCCATGGAAGTATGTCCAGTTGATTGCATCTC GATTGTGAAGAGGTCGAACCTAGCAGCTCTAGAATTCTTAATGTCCAAGCAGCCTCGTGGGAATGTAAGGGTGGGCATGGGAAATGCAGCGGGAGCACGTGTCTCAAATATCTTTGTAGAAGTCGAAAAATTCCAGACCAGATTCCAGGAAGCAATGGAAAAGACTTCAACACAACGTCCCAAG GAAACAGACCTCCAAAGAGATGCAAGAATGTCAGCAATTCAAACAATCAGATCTATCTCAAATTGGTTATACTGGCAATCACCTACTGCAGGTGGATCCACATCAGAGTCCCAGCATTATCTGACATATGTTTCAGGTAAACCTACCGAGCCACACATCAATAAGCTAAGAGAAGCTGCAGCTGCTAGAAAGCAGGCAAGAGAGAGGGCAGAACCCACACGCCgaatcacatcaaattatatatacagcGAGGAGTATTGGATTCCTTCAATCTATGCTCTTCCAGCCTCTACCCAAGAAGACTCTAACACTGCAACTAACTCAAAAACTTTACCTAGAAAAGACATGGACACAGAGAATAGAGGCTACAGAGTACATGACAACAAGGGAAAGAAGCCCATAGCATGGAGAGTTCCAGTTGTAGCAGCTGTGGTTGCTGCGGTTATAGTTCATCTACAAATTGGAGAAGTAGCTAGTGGTGGATTAAAGGAACATTTGGGCGGCTCTTTGGCACTGGACATTGTTAACAGCTCTTGGTTGCCGGGGATCTTAGCAGGGATTACATGGTAT